The Eremothecium gossypii ATCC 10895 chromosome VII, complete sequence nucleotide sequence TAAGAACGGAAGATTGCACAATATGCTGTATCTCGTCGTTTCGGCCAGACTCTCAGATAATATCAAGGCTATATACCCTAAAGACTCCGAGGAATCCCCGGCCGAATATACTTTCCAGGTGGTCTGCACCAACTGCAGAGAGCCCCATCCCGCCCCTATTCGAGTTAATCGGTTTGAAAAGCATGCCAAGAACGTCGCCAGAAGCGAGGCATCGTTTGTGATGTCTTGCAAATTCTGTGGGAAGGAGTGCTCTATCATCCTCGAGCGCACGGAAGAGCAGCTGTATAACGAGGCCGACGAGTCTTGTTCTGAGGCGttggcgcgcgccgcgaTGCAGAGAAAAAAGCTAGGCCTACGCAACGTTAACACAGGTAGTGCTGTATGGCTGAAGATGGACTGCCGGGGGCTTGAGGTGACGGCGTATGAGACTGCGGACACGGTATTCGTTGTGGAGTTGAGCTCGGGGAGTACTATGGAGTGCACGTTTGAGGACGGCGAGCGGGAGTGGTTCGACTACGACGATAACGCCGGCGAGGAGGTGTCCATAGAGGAGGTGTCCTTTCAGATTATCAAGGGGAAATAATGGACATGACCATTTCAATAATGGAACTATATATTCCTGTTATGACTGTTGATGTGTAAAATGGCGACTGCGAACATGGCATCTATGTATACTATTGCTGTAGT carries:
- a CDS encoding uncharacterized protein (Syntenic homolog of Saccharomyces cerevisiae YCR090C), translated to MLYLVVSARLSDNIKAIYPKDSEESPAEYTFQVVCTNCREPHPAPIRVNRFEKHAKNVARSEASFVMSCKFCGKECSIILERTEEQLYNEADESCSEALARAAMQRKKLGLRNVNTGSAVWLKMDCRGLEVTAYETADTVFVVELSSGSTMECTFEDGEREWFDYDDNAGEEVSIEEVSFQIIKGK